The sequence CCGAGGACTTCGCCTTCGTCGGCGAGGACGAGGAAGGGCCACGCGCTTTCGCGGATCTTCGCGCGCCACTGGTCCGCGGTCGGCGGCGTGGTCTCGAACGTGACGACGGAATCAGTCGCGTACGGCGCGAAGACGGCGGCGATGCCCTCGGCGTCGGCCGCCGTTGCTTCCTCTATAGTGGACATGATGGCTATCATAGAGGAATGATTGATCCGGTCCTCCTCGGCCGCCGCCTGCACGAACTCCGCGCCGACCGCGGGTTGCCGCTGAGTGCGCTGGCCGGGACGGCGGGGGTCAGCGTCAGCATGCTGTCGGCCATCGAACGCGGCGAGAAGACGCCGACGGTCGTGGTGCTGTCCCGGATCGCCGACGGGCTCGGCTTGTCGCTGTCCCGCCTGCTGGCCGACCTCGAAACCGACCGCGTGCTCGTCCGCCGCGCCGCCGAGCAGGAGCACATCGCCGAACCGGGCGGCTGGCACCGCACGGTGCTCACCCCGGTCGTCCCCGGCGTCAACTTCGAATGGATCCGCACGACGTTGCCGCCGCACTGCGACGCGGGCGCGTTCCCCGCCTACGCCCCGGGTTCCCACGAGTTCGTCGCCGTCGAATCGGGGGTGCTGCACCTGGGCGTCGGCGAGGCGGAGTACGTCCTGAACGCGGGCGATTCGCTCTACTTTCCCGCCGACGCCCCGCATTCGTACGCGAACCGCGACGCGGATCCGTGCGATTACCACGTCGCGGCGCTGATCATGCGGCCACGCGGAAACCGGTGAATTCCCCGTTTCGCCGGTTTCGCGCGCGCCGCGCTGTTACCGTCCGGTGGTGCGGATTTGGTGCTGCGGAGTCGTCCTGGGTGCGGTTGTGCTGCTCGCCGCCTGCGCCGGCGGCGGATCGGGCACCGGGCGGCTGATCCCGCCGACGCCGACCACCGATTTCCCCGTCACGACGGAACTCCCGGTGACGACCACGGCGCCGACGCCGACAACGACACAGACGAGGGCGCACACGGCGACAGCCACCACTAAGCACACGACCACCCCGCGCCGCACCACCACCAAGCGGCGCACGCGCTGAGTCAGCGGCCGCGCAAGCGGGGCCGGGTCAGGCCGATCGCGGCCAGGACGATCAACGCGACCGCCGCCACCGCCGCGATCACCGACAGGACGGGCGCGCGGGTTTCCGCCCTCGTCAGCGTCAAGACACTGGACAGGAGCAGGACCGCCCCCACGCCCAGGTTCAGCCAGCACAACGGGGTGGTGCTCGGGATGAAGTGCCAACGCCGTTCGGCCATCGAACCTCCTTGATCGATCCGTACTCCGGATTTGCCCCGATCGGGTGAGGCTCAAACCGGCGGGAATCCGCCGTGACCCCGAGCTATCGCGAGCCTGCCGGCTTGCGCGGACCGCCGTCGATCCACTGGGCGCATGAACGTGACCCGCCGGCCCGCCGTGGTGTCCGAAGTGGACTTATCGTGACGTTCCTCGTCGTGCTGGCCCACTTCGGCACCTGCACCTACCTCACGCCGCTGCTGCGCGACGTCGTCCGGCCGTGATGACCTGAGGCGGGGCGGCCGCCGTCCTCGCCGCGCTCGTGGTTCCCCGCCGGGTGTTCCGCTCGCCGGAACGCCAGGCTGTCCCGGCCGCCGAGTCCGGTGCGACCGTCGGACCATGGCTCCCGTGATGGCGGCGATCGTCGGCCCCGGCAACATCGGCACCGATTTGCTGGCGAAGCTGCGACGCAGTGAAGTGATCGAAGTCGGTTACGTGGTCGGCGTGGTCGAGTCCGACGGTCTCGAACGCGCCCGCGCGCAGGGGATCGCGGCGTCCGCGGAAGGCGTCGACTGGCTGCTGCGCCAGGACCCGTTGCCCGACTTGGTGTTCGAGGCGACGTCG is a genomic window of Amycolatopsis lexingtonensis containing:
- a CDS encoding helix-turn-helix domain-containing protein translates to MIDPVLLGRRLHELRADRGLPLSALAGTAGVSVSMLSAIERGEKTPTVVVLSRIADGLGLSLSRLLADLETDRVLVRRAAEQEHIAEPGGWHRTVLTPVVPGVNFEWIRTTLPPHCDAGAFPAYAPGSHEFVAVESGVLHLGVGEAEYVLNAGDSLYFPADAPHSYANRDADPCDYHVAALIMRPRGNR
- a CDS encoding MFS transporter; its protein translation is MTPSYREPAGLRGPPSIHWAHERDPPARRGVRSGLIVTFLVVLAHFGTCTYLTPLLRDVVRP